In Phaseolus vulgaris cultivar G19833 chromosome 3, P. vulgaris v2.0, whole genome shotgun sequence, the sequence TTCAATTGGGCTTAGTGTGTGACTTCCTATGATCCACTTTGGGCCTGTGAAGTCCATTATGAGTGATCCAGGTCCTCACCCAACCACAAAACcaggcaaattcttcctacacctccatatcttACCATGcacattcatattttttttaaaatttcaacaatACACTTAAGAGTATGATGAAGAATGgggtacatttttttttcattttcaaatgaTGGTGGTTGTTTGTAAGTGGTAAACttttgtgattgaaataagtTGTGTTGTATTTTTATTGGTTGTGATGgtgttttcatttgtttttttattttatttttctggaaGCTACAaaacccaaaaaaaaattagagatgtccaaaattgagtacaaaattaaaaaataaatattttcacgGTGGAAGATGTTGAATACAATGAATCTTTTCGTTACCCTTTCACACGCAATCAAATAATGAAATTGTTCTTACAAATGTTGGGACTATAAAAGAATGAAAGTGAATTGTTCTTACAAATGTTGGGACTATAAAAGAATGAAAGTGTTTCAGCTCGAAAGGAGATATAGGattgaaaaaagaaatatataaaagtgtGGAGGGTGCaaccaaaattatttaaaatgtgaaaatatgtttcatttaattttttattttttttaaaggttaaaattgatttttttcataattaatatgAAGGAGGAAAGAGAAATGTATGAACATGTAGGAAGAATTTGCTAGAATCATCTAGTGAGATAAGGGTCACAAATTTCAATCTAATCCCAATCTGACATTAATGTTTTCTTTGCGTCTTAATTTAGAGAAATATTTTgcttagaaaataaatattaattattaacatGTTTGAGAAATAAGTTGTATCAAGACATTTTCATGTAGGTATGAAATTGTGCATGTGTAATTAAATCTGAAAAAAGGTAGAACagtaattaaaagaataaatttgGAGCAACTAGAACATTAATTGGTTGATAAAAGAAGTGTCTCGTACATAATAGACCAAGGACTCAGGAATTGATATTATTTCCACACTAATAAACTTAATATGTATGTCCTGATAAACATTAATTAAGATAATAAATAACACTTGGTTTAATTATTAACTGAGGAAGTTCTAAGTTCTTGGATGAAGTCTCAGCACAGGAATAATCACAAGCAAGAGGAATGCCAATGATCCAATCAACGACACACCAATTGAAGCAGCCATTTGATCACAAAATTTCTCAAAAACATTGCACACTCTTTTCCAATTGACATGAGAGTTTCCTTTGTAGCCAAGGACACCCACTGCCGCCGCCGCGCCATTGCCGGAAAAGAGCAAAGCCACCATGAATGCGTCCAGAACAGTTATCACTGTCCACAACCCTTTGCTTTTACCTCTGTTTACTAGGGCAAGAACTAGAGACAAAGCTGCGTACGTGCATGCTATTGCATTCGTCACCAGAAAATACCTAGGACACAAAAACATTGTTATAGACATGTGTATAATTGTGTCAATTGTTTTAGAGATACaatttgttaattattttttaatacatatttattgATGCTCTTTTTCATATTTAGTTTAACAAAAACTTGTTTAGCATATTTTTGTTGAACTTAATTGATTGCCTGTTCCACCTAGAATTGGTGacattgaagaaaaaatagCCCCACTGCGattcattttttcaaaatataatcttCTTAATTAATATGATACCAACTTGGATTTATTGTTAAAGGTCAACAACAAAGTCAATGATATGGGCCACTGTTAGTAAGCAACCATAAATGGCAGCATTAAAATGGCAGATGGGAAATCTGTCAAGTatcatatattaaattaaagcAAATATTAGCCAAGACTTAAAAAggtataataattatttaatgacTTTAATAGATCTCTAATATACTTTACAGatggtattttatttattaagaagACGTTAAAGagcacaatttttatttttccaatcTTGCATTTCCAACTAATTTTGTTCCTTTGCTTAAAATCCTTTTTGTATCAAGGAGAGCATTAACATTTGGAACTACCATATTAATTGCGAATGAGATTGAAGATGAGAAAACTATAGTTATATTTCAATTGCAAAATAAAGAAGTTGAAAATGAAACACGAACCACTCctatata encodes:
- the LOC137806920 gene encoding CASP-like protein 1E2; protein product: MEGEKRMSYEVEGVERKEMGKAVGVGVSACDMVMRVLAFMLTLVAAIVISADKQTKVVPIQLSDSLPPFYLPLTAKWHQMSAVLYFLVTNAIACTYAALSLVLALVNRGKSKGLWTVITVLDAFMVALLFSGNGAAAAVGVLGYKGNSHVNWKRVCNVFEKFCDQMAASIGVSLIGSLAFLLLVIIPVLRLHPRT